In the genome of Microplitis demolitor isolate Queensland-Clemson2020A chromosome 5, iyMicDemo2.1a, whole genome shotgun sequence, the window aagttttaaaaaattcaattttttttttattgtttatcagTGTCAAACTGTTTCTGTAAACGTAAGTATTTATgcataaattgaatttttttccggCAATAAATAatggttattatttatatatatttgtgtatatataattcaGATGCCTTACAATCTTCGGCCTCGAACTATCGCCAGCTGTCTAATGCaagaacggaatatagtatagcgctggatagctcaactggtagagcactcggcgcgataccgacaaggtctgggttcgattcccagttcagGTTATCTAtgtttttctcaatttatcaataaattgtcTTGTTGAGAGGGTTTGCATGTTTATGTTTCCACTATACTTAGGAAAATTAGTGCATTACCATTATTCtaatgttataattattatatatcatataacATTGATCtaatgttataattaatataataaatgatttttctattaaaaaacttcATGTTTTCACATTTTTCTGCATGTTTAGTTGTACTATTCCCTTATTACAAAACTAACCGATATTCGTGACTCCAaacttcaaaataaatatacttttttcagACTTCATTAGAAAACTATTTCTTTCTTGAAAGAATATAGTTCCTTGAATAAAATCTCGTTgggtttttttatgatattttgaaaattaaaatttttacgactatttttataaaaaaaattcagtttcgtgagtttttttttcttaacaatgttttagtattttaaaatcattaaaataccAAAACAATCATTGAACTATTTAGAAAgaacataaaattaaagtttgaCGCCGATTTTTCGTCGATACATAGCGTAGAACACAAATGAGAATTGTTTTCCTGTGTGGGGTCTGCTGGACCCCGTGTGTCCTCAACGTAATTTTTTCGATGTGTGTCCTCAACGggttgaaattattttcttgtaaATCTTTTGATTCTAATTGATattggaattaaaataaacaagtttTAATTATCTCCCGAGTAAAAACCTAAAATAGCCGCAACACCGCTGCAACACCGCTGCACGGCTGCTAGAGCGCTGCAGCGTCACCGAATCACAGCcgtgacatttaaaaaaatttcatggttGCCGCAGCACCACCGCACCATGACCGTGATGAGGGAAAAATTTTACCGATTGCTGCACCACCGCCGCACCACGTCCGTGACACCTAAAAAACGACGTGTTCGCCGCAACGCCGCTGCACAACAGCCGTaacatttgaataaataatcctcgaaatattaaaaaaaatctataaaaacaTAACCGCCGCACCACGACTGCACCACAGCTGCACggcattaaataacaaaaagttataaaacaaaatattcttgcaaaataataatccgagtttcaaagataataattaaaattaaatcgatcattaattatttaaagaataatgattgtatgttttttaaattatcacttaaatatttcttgaaTATAACGAATTctcaattttcaattgaattatttgtaaattaataagtattttcaattcataattaaaataattttcaataaaaaattacatttaatttcaaactacaaaatatttcaatcacaaattattttattatattatgattgaACATTAACTGAAGTacctaccaaaaaaaaaaaaaattttaattgaatctctaattattattatcttatttttatgttatacGGACCAACCAAACCTCTAACTGGATTTTTGTTATCATAAGTGGTAATTgcaataaattgttaatagtAATCGTATCATAAAATGTAGATTTTTGATGGTAGTCAAGTAATGAGTGTTAATTAACCATCATGAGTAATCTGATAGAGAAATTGTGTCTTTTTATGGTATCAGTATAAgttaatatattcaaataaaatcaaaatgaaaagtaaaagaaaaaatgtatctTAGCGCATCAAATATActtcctaaaattttatttgacaactgaatttttttttttctaatttgaaatatttatcgattgtccttgattattaattgaaatacttTATAATGCACGgcaataattgttaattataataactaaagtaatttcaaaatagtacatatttttagttaatacgttcaaaatattgaaatcatCATCGAATCAATACTCATTAATAAAGTGATAatccaatttaatatagtggaaacctaaaacatgcaaaccttctcaataagacaatttatagataaattgagtaaaatataaatagcccgaactgggaatcgaacccagaccatgtcggtatcgcgccgagtgctctaccagttgagctatccggcactatactatattccgttcaatttgatctataacttattgagccacaccgtccatcgtacggtattacaccaatttaagACTTAATGTCGGCGATAGTacgtatatttttacttatgcacaaataaaaaaaaaatatatatatatatatatatatatatatctggatgtatgatgtatatatatgtttatactTTACCTGTTTTCTTTTAAAGGCTGTAAATTCTTCATTCGACGTTTCAATTCATATTGTCTGCTTCGACCATAATTATCGATAttgttcgaattttttaatttttttggcattttaaaagtttgttGAGAAACtgataaattgtttttgaatGTTAAcgactttaaaaaattcacacGCACGTTTCGGCCATTACATAAAAGCAGCACTAGCGCTTATGTCTATGTATTGAAATGTATAGATGTATACATATACGCAAAGGATGATACACATCCATACATACTATACCAAAACGCCAGGAAGAAAGACGCGTGTTTATTCCTGTTTTGTTCCTCTACATTAAAGTCGCATTTGTTAGTGAAATGTtcaattataagaaatttgtATGATTGTGATGCTGAAACGAAATAAATCAACGTGGACATTAATTTTCTGGCCAGAAACATGTGAAATTTcgataataaacattaaagaTATTAGTGAAATATTAAAACCAAAGTTCATTCGAGTTGGTTGGTGCGGCGATCTTCCTTGGGTTGATGCAGAAGGTCTTACGACATTATATGAAgctaaattactaaaaatttcacGTAAGTACTTTAATTATCTGTCAATCCTTCGAACTTATAGGTTAGTTATCTGATGTACgtcatgatactgaagttagccgacgtctaataatttttgaattatttttctcaagataaattaggaaaaaaaaaacattcgaaaaaaatgcacttttagattttttaattttctaaatgcggatatttttagttatttttttttttttgaattattgatttgtttgacaaaagatgaaaattttctgattgTCTGTCAGTTTCAAgatcatatatatgatatatgtcTTAATTACTTGCAAGTATTGTGTTTCTGCAATCATCAGTGTGGTTATTATTATCTTATCGTCCGAATACACTATCTTCACcatgtataatatttagtttacTTAATTCAATACAACTATGatgatattataataattcaaaaaatgttataaaaaatttaattgcaaatttattctttcaacatttttacgtaatttctatcgtaattttaattcaattaatctaTTTCCcaggtgataaaaattatttagaatatctgGTTGTTGatgtttttggaaaaattataaagaaaacttaTTCTACAAGCATAatgtctgaaaaaaaaagtttaaaatcaataaaaaaaagaaaaaagtgtGGCTCTTCAACGAAATACTAAAACTGTAAATTATTCAACCACCGAACTTCCTAAACTCACaaaactttcaaataataacCATCCGGAAAATAGTTTGAATATCAAAACTAatagcataaaaaataaagcatcAACTCTGGTTGGTAATGAAGATTCTACTGCTGACCAGCTAACTACTGATACCaataattgtgaaaaattGGATATTTCATCAACTGATGAACCAATACCAGGCACTTCCGAGGCAATAGTATCCACGAGTCAACCAATCTGCCAAAATTGTTTGCAATGCATTTGTAAAAGCTGAAGATCGAATGGTAAGTATCTAAGATTTGTGTAGATCATCAAgtatgagaaaaatatttgtagtcgtttttgataatttttaaacacaagtaattaatattttaaaagttttattggattaattgtaaagaaaatttagatttGTTTTACGATAGCTATGGAAGGTTTAATATAGCTGTTGACTTAATAATATCTTTCATTCGATTCGtttctatacatatatgcTTATTGTTAATGCATGATGTGGAATCATTGCTAAGactatatattcataattttttttagtaacacCTCAATATGTTGCATTCCTTTAGCAACAATTACATGCCATGCAACATTTACTGGCCAAAAATGATCAATTTATTGGTAATGGAGATTGTAAGGTATGTTATGTAGATTATATCATTATCGTAGTACACgttttataacgtttattaaACTATATGATGCacttatgattattaaataatattttaacttgCTCATATTTGTAATGCCCATTAATTTTAAGCGGCATTATAACATGCCATCTCAGAATTTCTTTACTCAATGACAACTCTGTCCAAAAACTCGACCCAAAACATCTTTACCCAAAGTATACTGTATATTAATGACATCATTTTTATCCTAGTTAAACTCTACCCATGACATGTCTATCATAATTAAACTTGATAGAGTTTATCTCATATCGTAATGCCATAATAATTGAagctttttgaaaatttcatttatttaaatatatcccCGATGAAAATACTTATTGACTAAGCTTGAGTTTAAGTTTTaatcacttttattttcaatttagaTTGAATTATTTCCGAACACGGGAATATTCTTAACTcataatcaaataaatctgGCATTATCAAAAGCTAACTCAAATCCTCGGGAGTGGGTTCGATGTTTACTTAGTTACATTGTCAGTCCAGATGAATTTATAGCTTTCAAAACAGCAGAAGGAATGAACAAGAGCAACAGTAATATTCGCAATGCTATTATTGGTAAATGATTTTCAtgtggtaaatttaatattaacaataatatactATAAAGTAATGATGTATacagatttataattttaggatACTTGAACAGTGAACATAAATTTGTGTTATCAACGACGGATTTTAATGATATAGTGAGACGGAAAATTTACCAGTATtcactcgaaaaaaaaaatcctattgCAGTTGAAGAGTTTAAAAATCAGAGTCGTCaaagagcaaaaaaaagtAGAGAAAAGCGGAAGTCAGTTACTGATGATTCTGAGAAGATTCCGAAGAAATTGAAAAGTAAGAAAATAtgatattctttttttataatttcatacttttatgaattttcaatatttctgcTAAGTTAAAACATCCAGTTTTTATACTTGTCTCAGTcagagaataataaattttgaaaccaaTCCAtaaagcagaaaaaaaatcagtctgtCAGTTGACTCTGCgtgccagccccaaaacttcccactgttttcgagctccttgagctcgaaaacttGTTGTGaaaacattttcgagctcttcgagctaaTCGGGTTGGCATCTTCATCCTCTGGCCTTTAATATCTTCTTATTTGATTCCTTACCAATCGattactatttataataataattgatagtgtagattatatttttatttatcatttaattttacaatttatttctttttgtttgttatttttgttttctgtaGTTATCAATACTGAAATTTCGAAAGAAGCTGAGGAAGTAGTAAACAaagatgaattaaataatatgaaacaATCTGAAGAAGCTGAGTTACGAACGGatgaaatgaaagaaaatatcGAACAACCACTGAACAATAAATTGATTGATACTGatggttcaaaagttaaagAAATGAACAATAACGAAAGGAAACAAGAAGAATTGAACGGCTCAGCAGATTTCATCCAAGAACGAAAACAAGCAAATAATGAATCAGAAAGGACAAACAGCTCaacaaattttgataaatcaaaTGCAAcagataataacaaaattccACCTTCGACAACTGTTCCTTCAAACACTATCTTACAGAATTCGCcttataataatacaaatgctgagccttattattattcacctgaaaattatcattactatCATTCATCTCAAAATGCTGGAAACTACCATGATATTCAATACAACAATTTTTACTACCCACCCAACCCACAGTATCATGAAAACAGATTTGATAATCAagctcaaaattttcaattcaataatagtttttatcccTCATCACAATATAATTCaatcgataataattatcaatacccCCCTAATGATAGTAACGATCCGAAGAATTATGACCATAATtctaatcaaaaatttttaaatctataattaatatgcagtttttcaaaatctatatttattcagttatatctgtgtattaaaatttaataaaatttgtgaaatgaaaaatatcatttatttattaattgcatGCATTTTATATTCGTTTTTTATATAAGTGCAGCTATGCTTCGGCGGTGGTGCGGCTATATGctagctaaaaaataaaatagtgcaGCTACGCTTCGGCGGTGGTGCGGCAATGCCGAGGGAGTTAAATTTCAGCATGCGGCGGTATTTTCCGCCAAACGGCGGTCGTGCAGCGGTGGTGCGGCTTTATGGTGCGAATACCGTGCAGCTATGGTGCGgcggtaaataaaaatctttatatttttttaaaaaatataaattcttatttttactcGGGCTGTTTAAAAACGATAATCAAGTAACTACTCAtaggtttttatttttccagatGCAAAATTGTCACAACTAATATAATATAACTTTCAGATATTTGTAGAGAAAACTAATAATTACCAGTGAATTGCCAAATTGTGGAAAGTAGTCATTTAAGCAACGATTGTAAGCTTCAGAATAGTTATTAGTTGTTGCTATaggattaaaaatactaaaattttcgGGTTTCACAATTCTTACCCAGTACGATACGTAGTAATTCAAAAAAGTACCAAATGATTGCCTAATAGCCGTGTAGTGATTCACTAGCCATTCGAATGTGTTTTCCATTTCATTAACAGGCAGTAGAACTAATgcgattatttttctaaagaaaattttaccaTCTTCCCAGTatcttaaaagttttaatgagcctaatttatcagttttctttattaatgcCTGTAAAGAATAGATAAAACATAttctgtttaaattaataataaaaattgtttctattaacatattgatttatgaaatatttcttCATACTTGCATGTAGTAAAAGTAACAGCCTCGGCTAATtgcatttgaaaaacattctTTAAATGCATTTCTGAGACTGACTCCATAATCCATCATAAAAGACAAAACCTGTAAATTAAGTGCACAACGGGCGAAATATCTGATAGCTGCCAGGTAACATGATTTTGACTTTCTGAACATAAAACTCCATGATAATGGTAAAACCTAGaataaagaagaaataaattaaatcacagcGTCATATGTTAATTCcttatatttacttaatatttttagaaacaaGTAGCAATTTGTTCATTGGCAAGAAAGATTTTGTCTTTAAGAGGGTCAACACTCAAGGCAAAGGAACAGTCTTAGTGAAGATATAGAGGCGTATAGAAGAAAAACTAATGATATATGCGacttaatacaaatataagattatacttttattgataaacgatttaaatcgatttgaataaataattattttaataaatgagtTGCATGTATTAGTGTCACATTGTttagtcacgagcttgattaatttaaatcaagcttcgtgcatttccgctcggttcgggagaagccgagctcgctactgactgaaggtcagaatagtgccgggtcactcgctatttgggcccggcacatacaatttctaactcaggatcgtgtcaagacgtcctgagaacccgctacaagctgaccaatcacaaaattcgttttatattggtcagcctatgagagagctcgctatcaactgatacctgttggcgcgcttttaagccaataggaaaattcgttatatgcagcaaggctgccacgtcgacaccaagcttctcgacaactcaacgacgctaccaatattcattctacaacgtgtctttgctacgtgcaacctcgtgcttgaaccgcttcgcttattaacttgtgtgaaactaaatcaaatcgctacgctaaattatcctcagtacttagacagtacatcaaggctgctatttattgagaataaatgaattgttcttgtgacgataattaattgttaattaattatcattgaagtaaccgctactgaccacgtgtcaatttttatacgtgaataaaataactgagttgcattcgctatcgcgtataaatttatctagtcgcattcgctattgtatataattctcataattttaagtgtaaataagtgtaaataaatctataatttatttattgataaaatctgtgtaatttttaattgtttaattcacctcgcctaaaccagatccatttagtttattcgctcattttacattttggtccttcgagctGGATCTGgcgaaaattaaacaattaaaaattatttaaaaaaaaaaaaattgtgagaaaaagtgtagtgtcagttctgtgtcgtgaaaatcgctaagtgccgtgggcattgctcagcactgctagagtgctgcccagggtgatctattttagacaccggtgtaaaaaggacacttaataaaaaaaaaagatcgaaAACTTAGCGTCGGGTTCACGTTATCGCGTCCATTTTGTGTGCCACGTCAAACCAAGATGGCCGCCGAAGCTCAAGTCGCTCTTCAAATGAACCGCATCGACACGATGCGCAATATGTCTGCTCGCTTAACTGACGCTGTACTAGCTAACCAAGGTGTCGCCGCTATTGATGCTGAACTCGCTATTCTAAATGATTTGTGGAATCGCTTCAACACAACTCATGAGAGATTATTCGACGATGTACCTGAGATCGTTGAAAATGAATACCACACAGGTAATGCATACGGTACCGCTGATCTCATATACACAGAGCTCAGAGTGAGACTCAGCACCGCTAGACCTGCTCCAGAACCTGCTCATGAAACCCAGCCCGCTAATCATGATCAGACCGCTTACTTTGGAGGCGTGCATAAATCCAACTTGCCGCAAATTAAACTACCAACCTTCCAGGGTTCTTATGACGAGTGGGACTCGTTCAAGGACCTGTTTACTTCGCTCATTATTAATGAAGATTCGCTAACCGGGTCACAAAAAATGCATTACCTGAAGACGCAGGTAAAAGGTGAGGCCGCTGCACTACTCACTAATCTACAGATCACTGATGACGCTTTCCAACCCGCTTGGGAATTACTGAATACTCGCTACACAAATCCACGTCGATTGCTTGACATGCACATCGATGATTTGTTGGATCGTCAACCGGTGACTTCACACTCCGCTGCTGATCTGGATGCGCTGCTACTCGCTAATAAAAATTCGCTGGACGCCATCGCTGCTTTGGGAATACCAATTGGTGAGTTGGACCCATTTTTAATTCGCTTGACTGTTTGCTGTTTACCATCAGACTTGAGAGTGGAATGGATGGCTTCGCTTGGGTTATCGAATGATTTTCCCACCTACCAACAATTACACGACATGCTAAAAGCAAAGGTGCGTGCGTGGGAAAATTCAGAGATTGGCGCAACCATAACCTCTACACCTAAGAGTGCTAGTGAAAGACCACCATCACCTAAGAATTACGCTAAGTCAGCCGCTACAACCAAGCAAGTGAAGTTTGGGAACAGTCGACCCGCTACCTCATCAACGCCATCTACATCTACTGGTTCCGCTAGCTACGTTGCTTTCACTCCCAGGGATCGTACGAGTGAACCGGGCATGTGCCCAATCTGCAAGGAGAAGCACTTTGTTCTCTTTTGCCCCAGTTACCAGAAGGCGTCGTCACTGAACAGAAGAACGATCGTCCAGCATTATCGTCTCTGTTTCAATTGCTTGGGACGCCACCGCTACGCTGATTGCAGAACTAAGCAGAAGTGCCGCCATTGTGATCAGCCACATCACACGTCAACGCATCTTGACGATGGTGCTGCCGCTAAACCAGCACAGGACGCTCCTGTAGCTGACCCAGGTAACAAATAGTTCCAATTTTGGtaacttttgttttgaattcgctaacttagtctgctttcagctcattcgctcaatgttttactcgctaccgctattgttaagttgaattcgctaacaggaagtacatgtacagcccgtgtacttattgatcaaggatcggagttatccttcgtgacgcattcgctaatcaagaagctggatattcaactcagtaaagcagctgtaccattacgtggaattggtaatgtgtcagctgggcattcgcttgggtcatgcaagatgacgctgcattcgctacacaacaacgcttctattaccatccaagctcatgtgcttgctctattgactgtaaacttaccgtcatttaCGCTAACTAAAAAGAAGGAATGGCCGCATATAACTgggctacaactcgctgatccagacttcttgacatcacgacctattgacatcattctgggtgcagcgccagctgcacatataatcaacgctaaaatacgaaaaggaagtgacaatgacccaatcgctcagtcaacatcgcttggctggatcatatatggatctgtggacaccgctacatcaaaattgaccgcttatggtcatcatgtcgctgttgatgatcaactacaagacttgttaagcaagttttggtaccaagaagagccacagacagaatttgctacacgctatactgaagaagaagaagagtgtgaacaacactttgtcaatacacacTACAGACAGGCTGATGGTCGATATGTCGTTCGCTTGCCGCTTAAATCTTCGCCAAGTCAACTGGGTGATTCGCTTAGAGCTGCACAATACGCCTTACTATGTCTGCGCAAACCATTGGAAGCTGATCCGgtctacaagaagttgtacttcGACTTCCTGAAAGAATATGAAGACTTGGGACACATGAAACGCATTAAGTTAAAGGATTTACCACCGAACAGCTACCTGTTGCCTCATCATGGggttctgaaagagcagagcactaccaccaagctcagggtggtattcaatgggtcctggaaaactacatctggcgtatctgtcaacgagatacttcatgtgggcccaaagattcaagttgacatcagtgatgtacttattcgcatccgctgccatcgctatctattcgctactgacgtaacaaaaatgtttcgtcagattgcagttgacaaggaagatcatcatctacagtgcatactctggtttgacgaagatgacatcccaatagtatttgcactcgctactgttacttatggaacaacatcggctccatatctcgctggaagagcactattacaactcgctgaagaAGGGAATAAATTTCCGAAAGCTGTCGAACCGCTAACTAACACACGCTATGTTGATGACATCTATGGAGGTGCAGATGAACTCGCTGAGGCAATTCAAGTTgctctcgacacaaaaaatatgtgtgccacaggatgttttccgcttgccaagtgggcaagtaattcaactgaattactCTCTCAAGTCGCTCCAAGTGAAACCCAAGAAGATACACCAAGAGAGCTTGGGGATACTACGGTAAAAG includes:
- the LOC103579110 gene encoding uncharacterized protein LOC103579110, which translates into the protein MQHLLAKNDQFIGNGDCKIELFPNTGIFLTHNQINLALSKANSNPREWVRCLLSYIVSPDEFIAFKTAEGMNKSNSNIRNAIIGYLNSEHKFVLSTTDFNDIVRRKIYQYSLEKKNPIAVEEFKNQSRQRAKKSREKRKSVTDDSEKIPKKLKIINTEISKEAEEVVNKDELNNMKQSEEAELRTDEMKENIEQPLNNKLIDTDGSKVKEMNNNERKQEELNGSADFIQERKQANNESERTNSSTNFDKSNATDNNKIPPSTTMQNCHN